In Chlamydiota bacterium, one genomic interval encodes:
- a CDS encoding 5-formyltetrahydrofolate cyclo-ligase → MAIGKSKENSRKAFIQARLSLSPQEQEEKSCQIQGRFLELEEYQKAKAIFFYCSKAPEVSTPFLIQHALRSGKKVGLPLSLQNGQIETYFIRSLEEDVKEGSFGILEPIIPKTSKASQSSFDFFVIPGIAFDLAGNRMGWGQGYFDRYLERIGTSQVKLALAYEIQICDALCPEPHDQRIDIVVTEKRVIRLGVKS, encoded by the coding sequence ATGGCGATTGGAAAATCAAAAGAAAACTCAAGAAAAGCCTTTATCCAAGCTCGACTCTCTTTAAGTCCTCAGGAACAAGAGGAAAAGAGTTGTCAGATTCAGGGCCGATTTTTAGAATTGGAAGAATATCAAAAGGCGAAAGCCATTTTCTTTTATTGTTCAAAGGCCCCAGAAGTGAGCACCCCCTTTTTAATTCAGCATGCGCTTCGTTCCGGTAAAAAGGTGGGCCTTCCTCTTTCTTTACAAAATGGACAAATCGAAACCTATTTTATTCGCTCTTTAGAAGAAGATGTTAAAGAGGGTTCTTTTGGAATTTTAGAGCCGATCATTCCTAAAACATCAAAAGCCTCCCAGTCATCTTTCGATTTTTTTGTCATTCCAGGGATTGCCTTTGATTTAGCGGGAAACCGAATGGGTTGGGGACAAGGTTATTTCGATCGATATCTTGAAAGGATAGGCACTTCTCAGGTAAAATTGGCCCTGGCGTATGAAATTCAAATTTGCGATGCTCTTTGTCCGGAGCCGCACGATCAGAGAATCGATATTGTAGTGACGGAAAAGAGGGTGATTCGCTTAGGGGTCAAGTCTTGA
- a CDS encoding replication-associated recombination protein A, whose protein sequence is MPLAARMRPRTLNEFIGQSHLVRKGQLLERLIERDALGSLIFYGPPGTGKTTLAHLMASQTHRSFISLSAVTSHCAELRKILDEARSRVKRGQKTILFIDEIHRFNKAQQDILLPYVEEGSISLIGATTENPFFSVIAPLVSRSQVFRLKALTEEEIDVIVECALKDSERGLGKDFFQLDEDAKMAIAQFSQGDARRALNVLEMAAEAISSEGNQKIITRSHILEILQERPLHYDRSLDQHYDTISAFIKSVRGSNPDRALYWLAKMLQGGEDILFIARRLVILASEDIGNADPQALVLATSCARAVEFIGLPEARIPLAQTTIYLSSAPKSNSAYLAIEKALAAVKENRVEEVPGHLKNVKGPDEKNEQYVYPHDFENHFVKQSYGKESQHFLELSDQGYEVRMRERLEKWRLENQKKTQEKPLSKLDSL, encoded by the coding sequence ATGCCTTTGGCCGCCCGGATGAGACCGAGAACCTTAAATGAATTTATTGGGCAGAGCCATCTGGTTCGCAAAGGCCAACTTTTAGAGCGCTTGATTGAAAGAGATGCCTTAGGTTCTCTCATTTTCTATGGACCTCCTGGCACCGGGAAAACAACGCTGGCTCACCTTATGGCCTCTCAGACTCACCGTTCTTTTATCAGTTTGAGTGCGGTCACTTCTCATTGCGCAGAACTTCGTAAAATTCTTGACGAAGCCAGGTCTCGTGTCAAACGAGGTCAAAAGACCATTTTATTTATTGATGAAATTCATCGTTTTAATAAGGCTCAGCAGGATATTCTACTTCCTTATGTTGAAGAAGGTTCGATTTCCCTCATTGGGGCGACCACAGAAAATCCCTTCTTTTCAGTGATTGCCCCTTTGGTTTCTCGATCTCAAGTGTTTCGTCTGAAGGCTTTAACTGAGGAGGAGATTGATGTCATTGTTGAATGCGCCTTAAAGGATTCTGAGCGAGGATTAGGAAAAGATTTTTTTCAACTGGATGAGGACGCTAAAATGGCCATTGCTCAATTCTCACAAGGCGATGCCCGAAGGGCTCTGAATGTATTAGAAATGGCAGCTGAAGCAATTTCTTCAGAAGGGAATCAAAAAATTATTACAAGATCTCATATCTTGGAAATTCTTCAAGAGCGGCCCTTGCATTATGATCGGAGCCTAGATCAGCACTACGATACTATTTCGGCTTTTATTAAGAGCGTTCGAGGAAGCAATCCAGATCGAGCGCTTTATTGGTTAGCAAAAATGCTTCAGGGCGGAGAGGACATTCTTTTCATTGCAAGGAGGTTGGTTATTTTAGCCAGTGAAGATATTGGAAATGCGGATCCTCAAGCTTTGGTTTTGGCCACTTCTTGTGCCCGGGCCGTTGAATTCATTGGTCTTCCCGAGGCGAGAATTCCTCTGGCTCAAACGACCATTTATTTATCTTCTGCCCCGAAAAGTAATAGCGCTTATTTGGCCATTGAGAAGGCCTTAGCCGCCGTTAAGGAAAATCGCGTGGAGGAAGTTCCAGGACATTTAAAAAATGTGAAGGGTCCTGATGAAAAGAATGAACAATATGTTTATCCTCATGATTTTGAAAATCATTTTGTAAAGCAGTCTTATGGGAAAGAGAGTCAGCATTTTTTAGAGCTCTCAGATCAAGGTTATGAAGTTCGAATGAGAGAAAGGCTTGAAAAATGGCGATTGGAAAATCAAAAGAAAACTCAAGAAAAGCCTTTATCCAAGCTCGACTCTCTTTAA